A single region of the Saprospiraceae bacterium genome encodes:
- a CDS encoding methyltransferase domain-containing protein, whose product MSIRNAHSSGSDRKQKEEHNTRLGGAACRDLRALMALVCQSATRPWLEKHLTPMMEANGLHWCCGDGEETLQIASLLGEHCNLLGIDEDEVMIETARQKQALSGLERVHFAQAGLYNWSKDTPYDFIYTRMQMIAAPEPEQWLAEVLRKLKSDGILLVEIFYLPRFQMYPYNHAFARAMELIGRLEEGQPYGSKQFPDLLEKAGFINIEKAYAAPTFMPCACNRIASLSLECYQAEILRRGESNRAELNALLLELRAYEQEADSLISRPGMLQITARKNEPSK is encoded by the coding sequence ATGAGCATCCGCAATGCACATTCATCCGGCTCCGACCGAAAACAAAAGGAGGAGCATAACACCAGGCTGGGTGGCGCTGCCTGCAGGGATCTACGTGCTCTGATGGCGCTGGTCTGCCAAAGCGCGACAAGACCCTGGTTGGAAAAACACTTAACGCCGATGATGGAAGCGAATGGACTGCATTGGTGTTGCGGTGATGGTGAAGAGACCTTACAGATCGCTTCCCTGCTGGGTGAGCACTGCAATTTGCTGGGCATTGACGAAGATGAAGTCATGATCGAAACCGCCCGGCAAAAACAGGCGCTTTCGGGGCTGGAGCGGGTGCACTTTGCCCAGGCCGGCCTTTATAACTGGAGCAAGGATACGCCTTATGATTTCATCTATACCCGGATGCAGATGATCGCGGCGCCGGAACCGGAGCAGTGGCTCGCAGAAGTGCTCCGGAAGCTGAAGAGCGACGGCATACTGCTGGTCGAGATCTTCTATCTCCCCCGCTTCCAGATGTATCCTTACAACCACGCCTTTGCCAGAGCCATGGAGCTCATCGGCCGGCTGGAGGAAGGTCAGCCCTATGGATCAAAGCAATTTCCTGATCTGTTGGAAAAGGCCGGTTTCATAAACATAGAAAAGGCATATGCTGCCCCGACTTTCATGCCTTGTGCCTGCAACCGCATCGCTTCCCTTTCGCTGGAATGCTACCAGGCGGAGATCCTGCGGCGCGGAGAATCGAACCGGGCGGAGCTTAACGCCCTGCTGCTGGAGCTGCGCGCCTACGAACAAGAGGCAGACAGCCTGATCAGCCGGCCGGGGATGTTACAGATCACTGCCAGAAAAAATGAACCCTCCAAATAA
- a CDS encoding ATP-binding protein, whose protein sequence is MGKNSLYTLSCFFLLTAILATSQTISLPALHPSAATAYDIDQGLSISCIRTVIADSKGRLWLNPCVTMEVYRNLGFFQYDGDRSYPVSIGPDSIANNVIWDLRGITPGELLFGHSLDRTRYLFLLDSDTRENQVFSLEPNERMANMMPAGDRAVYLLTETPDAYTIYRLSSEGKNLLTRIPTGSEKDRFFRGDIPMVTSGDTIWFLHQDRGLIRYAVANNNTRQYDWRDLKRDALTEFPPLDSLDDQMVLTMDRWGQLLFYAHMLKELFIFNPARETLSQRREVHAFLRSLDVPEAGDPYFSHDQAGNILLTISWLTTNPKDPFSQSLLLDADGHIFDYTPVAAMGMVGRYGRASPDDVFSRNFKKNVLMATGGGLIAVDVKADLSISSYFKGRAIRGMATLGDQQILVIMESGQRGLFDLRTGEASELIKDSADAPFFAIRSLAQLVEKDDCLWLPMEEDRLGCYQKADRSFRYYQVGQTFDKFQVLNDWEVILVNTRNEVYRYDLGAAKLSPFGNGVIPLNINGSPNEMYLSQDSTLWIASLNGLWRLDPRTGLSRRLGKEDGFRDERIMCINEAADGKLWLGTFGAGLHIYDSQTGALTVIDQSAGLSNNTVVGILPDTQGDCWVSTFDGISVLSPSGKVLFELSEKEGLSHREFNRYSSYKTGDGRLIFGGVSGINVLDPMKIKQTLQENEALRIYLTAISYYDSRRKSDIRLTTGFDHLPVIHIPAAHRYIELDFGLSDYMAPDKNVFSYRLQRSDSENAGPEGQEIWTTIGSDSRLALNDLPPGEYMILVRSINSKGQWTEKTIAVPVRVQEFFYKTWWFYGLCTLPFFLLTFLWIRRLVTERERLETEVQVRTRQIRKDKELIEEQAARLQEMDALKSRFFTNISHEFRTPLTVISGMATQVKADPGTWFARGMELIQRNSNQLLTLINQILDLRKLESGALQVHLIRGDIISYLDYIADAFVGMAQSKGLRIHVLPALPALEMDYDPDKILHILSNLLSNAIKYTPPPGDIYLQIDRRSEAGGEQLVIQVRDTGPGIPAEALPHIFDRFYQADPDHYPSGEQKPQGTGVGLTLTRELVVLLGGSIRADSVKGAGTTFSVSLPVTRDAPVPETSVVRQIPEAGAVLPANFAPVVEPAVSPIPEPAPVASVPTEVAEQASLLIVEDNPDVRLYLQACLEPHYHLLMAENGQEGIELAIEKTPDLIVSDVMMPVKDGFALCDTLKNDERTSHIPIILLTARADFESRIKGLRKGADDYLAKPFEREELLVRLEQLLALRKKLQERYHNLYLAEKLGALAGEPPLEPETVELEDAFIQKTRQFILDHITEEDLGVLQLQRALALSRTQLHCKIKALTGLSTTALIRSIRMHKAQELLLTTDLNVSEVGYEVGISNPAYFSRIYAEVFGEAPRDTRK, encoded by the coding sequence ATGGGGAAGAATTCACTTTATACCCTATCCTGCTTTTTTCTTCTGACGGCCATTCTGGCCACATCTCAGACTATTTCCCTACCCGCACTGCACCCATCCGCGGCTACTGCCTACGATATCGATCAGGGCCTATCCATTAGCTGCATCAGGACCGTCATCGCAGACAGCAAGGGCCGGCTCTGGTTGAATCCCTGCGTCACCATGGAAGTCTATCGCAACCTTGGCTTTTTTCAGTACGATGGTGATCGGTCTTATCCCGTTTCGATAGGACCGGATAGCATAGCGAATAACGTGATATGGGACCTAAGGGGAATAACTCCTGGTGAGCTGTTGTTCGGCCACAGTCTGGATCGAACGCGTTACCTTTTTTTGCTGGATTCCGACACCCGGGAAAATCAAGTCTTCTCCCTGGAGCCGAACGAAAGGATGGCAAACATGATGCCCGCAGGAGACCGGGCTGTGTATTTGCTGACCGAAACCCCCGACGCTTATACGATCTACCGCCTCTCCAGTGAAGGAAAAAACTTGTTGACCCGCATTCCAACCGGTTCTGAAAAGGATCGTTTTTTCAGAGGCGACATCCCCATGGTCACTTCCGGCGATACCATTTGGTTTCTCCATCAGGACCGCGGATTGATCCGTTATGCTGTTGCAAACAACAACACCCGGCAGTACGATTGGCGTGATCTGAAAAGGGATGCTTTGACGGAATTTCCTCCCCTGGACAGTCTGGATGACCAGATGGTGTTGACGATGGATCGGTGGGGGCAACTGTTGTTCTACGCCCATATGCTGAAGGAGCTATTCATTTTTAACCCCGCCCGTGAAACCTTATCCCAGCGTCGGGAGGTGCATGCATTCCTGCGGTCACTGGACGTCCCGGAAGCAGGAGATCCCTATTTCAGCCACGATCAGGCAGGTAATATCCTTTTAACGATCAGCTGGTTAACGACCAATCCGAAAGATCCCTTTTCCCAATCACTCCTCCTGGATGCCGACGGCCATATATTTGATTATACGCCGGTGGCTGCAATGGGCATGGTTGGGCGCTATGGCCGGGCATCCCCCGATGATGTCTTTAGTCGAAATTTCAAAAAGAACGTCCTCATGGCTACCGGCGGCGGCCTGATCGCCGTGGATGTGAAGGCCGATCTGTCCATTTCCTCCTATTTCAAAGGACGGGCCATCCGGGGAATGGCTACCCTTGGTGATCAGCAGATCCTGGTGATAATGGAATCGGGACAGCGGGGCTTATTCGACCTGCGCACCGGGGAGGCAAGCGAATTGATCAAAGACTCTGCGGATGCTCCCTTCTTTGCGATCCGCTCGCTGGCGCAATTGGTCGAAAAGGACGACTGCCTATGGCTGCCCATGGAGGAGGATCGCCTGGGCTGCTACCAAAAAGCGGATCGTTCCTTCCGCTATTATCAGGTTGGTCAGACTTTTGATAAATTTCAAGTGCTAAATGATTGGGAGGTGATCCTGGTAAACACCCGCAATGAAGTGTACCGCTATGATCTGGGCGCAGCCAAACTCAGCCCTTTTGGAAATGGGGTCATCCCGCTGAACATTAACGGAAGCCCAAATGAAATGTATCTCAGCCAGGACAGCACGCTGTGGATCGCATCCCTCAACGGCCTGTGGCGTCTCGATCCCCGGACCGGCCTCAGTCGGCGGCTGGGGAAAGAGGATGGATTCCGCGATGAGCGGATCATGTGCATCAACGAAGCAGCAGATGGAAAACTCTGGTTGGGTACCTTTGGCGCCGGCCTCCATATTTATGATTCGCAAACCGGCGCGCTTACGGTGATCGATCAGAGTGCCGGGCTTTCCAATAATACCGTGGTTGGCATACTGCCCGACACTCAGGGCGATTGTTGGGTGTCTACTTTCGATGGTATTAGCGTCTTGTCCCCAAGTGGGAAAGTATTGTTTGAACTCTCCGAAAAAGAAGGCCTTTCACACCGGGAGTTCAACCGGTACTCCTCCTATAAAACCGGCGATGGCCGACTGATCTTCGGCGGCGTGTCCGGGATCAATGTGCTTGACCCCATGAAGATCAAACAGACCCTCCAGGAAAATGAAGCACTCCGGATCTATCTCACAGCTATCAGTTATTATGACAGCCGCAGGAAGTCGGATATTCGCCTTACCACCGGATTCGATCACTTGCCTGTCATCCACATACCTGCTGCTCACCGCTATATCGAGCTGGACTTCGGCTTGTCGGATTACATGGCCCCCGATAAAAACGTCTTCTCCTACCGGCTGCAACGCAGCGACAGTGAAAATGCGGGGCCGGAAGGTCAGGAGATCTGGACTACCATCGGGTCGGATTCCAGGCTGGCCTTAAATGACCTTCCTCCGGGTGAATATATGATCCTGGTGCGCAGCATCAATTCCAAAGGGCAATGGACGGAAAAAACCATTGCAGTACCCGTCCGCGTGCAGGAGTTCTTTTATAAAACCTGGTGGTTTTATGGGCTCTGTACCCTGCCTTTTTTCCTGTTGACCTTCCTCTGGATCCGGCGTCTGGTTACAGAAAGAGAGCGTCTGGAAACTGAAGTACAGGTGCGCACCAGGCAGATCCGGAAGGATAAAGAACTGATCGAGGAGCAGGCTGCCAGGCTTCAGGAAATGGATGCGCTGAAGTCACGCTTTTTTACCAATATCTCCCATGAATTCCGTACGCCGCTCACGGTTATTTCGGGGATGGCTACCCAGGTCAAAGCGGATCCGGGAACCTGGTTTGCCAGGGGCATGGAACTCATTCAGCGCAACAGCAACCAGCTGCTGACCCTGATCAATCAGATCCTCGATCTGCGAAAACTTGAATCAGGCGCCCTACAAGTCCATCTGATCCGGGGGGATATCATTTCCTATCTCGATTATATCGCCGACGCTTTCGTCGGTATGGCGCAGTCCAAAGGCCTCCGTATCCATGTGCTTCCCGCCTTGCCCGCACTGGAAATGGATTACGATCCGGATAAGATCCTGCACATCCTGTCCAACCTGCTGTCCAACGCCATCAAGTACACACCGCCGCCGGGAGATATTTACCTGCAGATCGACCGCCGTTCCGAAGCCGGCGGGGAGCAACTGGTGATCCAGGTAAGAGATACCGGTCCGGGCATTCCAGCCGAAGCGCTGCCCCACATTTTCGACCGTTTCTACCAGGCCGATCCCGATCATTATCCGTCCGGCGAGCAGAAACCGCAGGGAACCGGTGTGGGCCTGACCCTGACCCGCGAATTGGTCGTTTTACTGGGCGGATCCATCCGGGCCGATAGTGTCAAAGGGGCCGGTACTACCTTCTCCGTGAGCCTGCCTGTTACCCGCGATGCACCGGTGCCGGAAACATCCGTTGTGCGGCAGATACCGGAAGCCGGTGCAGTTCTTCCTGCCAATTTTGCTCCAGTGGTTGAGCCGGCTGTGAGCCCGATCCCTGAGCCGGCTCCAGTGGCATCGGTCCCAACCGAGGTCGCTGAACAAGCATCACTGCTCATCGTGGAAGACAACCCGGATGTGCGCCTGTACCTCCAGGCCTGCCTCGAACCACACTATCACCTGCTCATGGCCGAAAACGGACAGGAAGGCATCGAACTGGCGATCGAAAAGACCCCCGACCTGATCGTCAGTGACGTCATGATGCCGGTCAAAGACGGTTTTGCCCTCTGTGATACCCTTAAAAATGACGAACGCACCAGCCACATTCCGATTATCTTATTGACAGCCAGGGCAGACTTCGAGTCGAGGATCAAGGGCCTGCGCAAAGGAGCGGATGACTATCTGGCCAAACCCTTTGAACGGGAGGAGTTGCTGGTAAGACTGGAACAATTGCTGGCCTTGCGGAAAAAACTGCAGGAGCGTTACCACAACCTTTACCTCGCCGAAAAACTGGGCGCCTTAGCGGGCGAGCCCCCATTGGAGCCGGAAACTGTTGAACTGGAAGACGCCTTTATCCAAAAGACCCGCCAATTTATCCTGGATCATATTACCGAGGAAGATCTCGGTGTCCTGCAGCTACAACGGGCGTTGGCGCTCAGCCGCACCCAACTGCACTGCAAGATCAAGGCCCTGACCGGCCTGTCTACGACGGCACTGATCCGATCCATTCGCATGCACAAAGCCCAGGAATTATTGTTGACCACTGATCTGAACGTCTCTGAGGTTGGTTATGAAGTTGGTATTAGCAACCCCGCCTATTTTTCCCGCATTTATGCCGAAGTATTCGGCGAAGCGCCGCGGGATACCCGGAAGTAG
- a CDS encoding AAA family ATPase, whose product MQKQPTSFYQYYGTPSKAAEVIRFLSHILSTNLAMVEKGKKKTPICIWGRHGIGKTEIVETLARDQGYDFAYIAPAQFEEMGDLIGMPAIEAGKTVFKAPAWVPTSEGPGILLIDDVNRADDRILRGIMQLLQHGGLISWQLPPKWQIVLTANPDGGDYSVTPMDDAMLTRMLHITLTFDVLEWAKWAEKHTIDPRGIHFVLTYPETVSGERSTPRTLVQFFDTIQAIPDLKAQLPLVKLLADSCLDEATARAFVTFVAQGFSELMQPQAILAAEDFDKEVQGPIAAMVQQATLRVDILAALCTRLVNYLTLQQIAPTESQLKNIQSFIKMSLLPNDLRLGLAQDLVGSGNPHLGAIVGDPVVGKLVLEGM is encoded by the coding sequence ATGCAAAAACAACCCACTTCTTTTTATCAATATTATGGCACCCCTAGCAAAGCGGCGGAAGTCATCCGTTTTCTCTCCCACATCCTCTCGACCAATTTAGCCATGGTAGAAAAGGGCAAGAAAAAAACGCCCATCTGTATTTGGGGAAGGCACGGTATTGGTAAAACGGAAATCGTAGAAACGCTGGCCAGGGACCAAGGCTATGACTTTGCCTATATTGCTCCTGCTCAGTTTGAAGAAATGGGCGACTTGATTGGGATGCCGGCCATTGAAGCAGGGAAAACGGTTTTCAAAGCGCCAGCCTGGGTGCCGACCTCAGAGGGGCCCGGAATTTTGTTGATAGATGATGTCAATCGGGCCGATGACCGGATCTTAAGGGGTATTATGCAGCTGCTACAGCATGGTGGCTTGATCAGTTGGCAGCTACCGCCTAAGTGGCAAATCGTATTGACGGCTAATCCTGATGGCGGCGATTATTCCGTTACGCCGATGGATGATGCCATGCTCACCCGCATGCTGCACATCACCCTGACCTTCGATGTGCTGGAATGGGCCAAATGGGCCGAAAAGCATACCATCGATCCGCGAGGCATTCACTTCGTCCTCACCTACCCCGAAACCGTGAGTGGCGAACGCAGCACGCCGAGAACCCTGGTGCAGTTCTTCGATACGATCCAGGCGATCCCAGACCTCAAGGCGCAATTGCCTTTGGTCAAACTATTGGCCGATAGCTGCCTTGATGAGGCGACGGCCAGGGCTTTTGTCACCTTTGTGGCGCAGGGCTTCAGCGAACTGATGCAACCCCAGGCTATCTTAGCTGCCGAGGATTTTGACAAGGAGGTGCAAGGCCCCATAGCAGCGATGGTGCAACAAGCCACCTTAAGGGTCGATATCCTGGCTGCACTTTGTACCCGCCTGGTCAATTACCTCACCCTCCAGCAAATAGCACCTACAGAAAGCCAGTTAAAAAACATTCAATCTTTTATTAAAATGTCTCTGTTACCCAATGATCTCCGACTAGGTTTAGCGCAAGACCTGGTGGGATCAGGTAATCCTCATTTAGGTGCAATTGTGGGAGATCCGGTGGTGGGGAAGTTGGTATTGGAGGGGATGTAA
- a CDS encoding VWA-like domain-containing protein, translating to MAPNILEQVSKTCIRMMLDDPFWGHLLSGILKKEVPHAPGFSWALTEDAVPLLQLNIQPAAWQALASAPERSIGVLKHELLHLYFRHPLQAPKYAYPELYNIACDLVVNQYLSPMQRPTNAILLTHFEALQLSPFQGVDYYYQALVKHWTEEVAAQKNMPFIALIQALKTDAEDLLQQHNSWWKTLYRLSQGERDIITTGLDQLFLRTLDRVGESAISHWPASLKLYLTQRQALRRSSKDWRRILRLFVNNSRKTRLKNTIRRPSKRYGTTPGFRIQRQQKLLVALDTSGSITTENYFAFFQEIIHLWQMGIEILVVECDTTIQQKYFFKGHIPRFVNGRGGSNFDPPIQLANEEYHPDAILYFTDGLAPPLTLKSRYPILWVLPEKREANWQQVQGRVIGN from the coding sequence TTGGCACCAAACATTCTCGAACAAGTCAGTAAAACCTGTATTCGCATGATGCTCGATGATCCCTTTTGGGGACATCTACTGAGTGGAATATTGAAAAAGGAAGTGCCGCATGCCCCTGGCTTTTCCTGGGCCTTGACGGAGGATGCTGTTCCCTTGCTGCAATTGAACATCCAGCCAGCAGCCTGGCAAGCATTGGCTTCGGCACCTGAACGAAGCATTGGCGTACTCAAACACGAATTGCTGCATCTATATTTCAGGCACCCGCTGCAAGCACCAAAGTATGCTTATCCCGAACTTTATAATATCGCCTGCGATCTGGTGGTGAATCAATATCTTTCGCCAATGCAACGACCAACAAACGCTATCCTTCTAACGCATTTTGAGGCCCTACAACTTAGTCCTTTTCAAGGGGTGGACTACTATTACCAAGCCTTGGTGAAGCATTGGACGGAGGAGGTCGCGGCGCAAAAAAACATGCCATTTATAGCACTTATTCAGGCCTTAAAAACAGATGCAGAGGACCTGCTTCAGCAACACAACAGTTGGTGGAAAACCCTCTACCGATTGAGCCAAGGCGAACGAGACATCATCACAACAGGCTTGGATCAACTCTTCCTCCGTACGCTCGACCGCGTAGGCGAATCCGCCATTTCACATTGGCCTGCCTCGTTAAAGCTCTACTTGACGCAACGGCAAGCACTACGCAGGTCGAGCAAAGATTGGCGCCGCATCCTCCGCTTGTTCGTCAATAACAGCCGCAAAACAAGACTAAAAAACACCATCCGACGCCCCTCCAAACGCTATGGAACCACCCCAGGTTTTCGCATTCAACGCCAACAAAAACTACTGGTGGCACTTGATACATCTGGTAGTATCACCACAGAAAACTACTTTGCCTTTTTTCAAGAAATAATCCACCTCTGGCAAATGGGGATCGAAATACTTGTCGTAGAATGCGATACCACTATTCAACAAAAATACTTTTTCAAGGGCCACATTCCTCGCTTTGTGAATGGTCGTGGAGGCTCTAACTTTGATCCACCCATCCAATTGGCTAATGAGGAATATCATCCTGATGCTATCTTATATTTTACCGATGGCTTGGCTCCTCCTTTAACTTTAAAAAGCAGGTATCCGATTCTTTGGGTGCTTCCTGAAAAAAGGGAGGCCAATTGGCAGCAGGTGCAAGGGAGGGTGATTGGAAATTAA
- a CDS encoding DUF6797 domain-containing protein has protein sequence MHFSTNKAIFLCALSIIWLFSACQTNPPKEVEATVPAQLLLADTDLPEYELHLDHKALMKDWTPEFYHKGMVTYRTVCFNCHGNPEQPGSIPHASKFWADTLKNGSDPYSMYQTLSRGFGMMPPQVRLTPQEKYEVIHFIREEYMKELNPGQYFDITEAWLASLPKGDTLGPAPQPYHPWAEMDYGDFLINTYELANTDDPDRGISRGRSPLANEDFRDVNFAYKGVAIRLDQGKGGVAAGNAFVLFDHDLLRFTGFWTGEGFMDYEGILLNDRHNIFPRTVGNIQLENPITPGWANPSTNDFKDPRFVAVDGRPFGPLPKAWAHYKGLYYHGQRVILKYSVGEAMVLETYDLEQSGEQPVLSRTLNISASNVPLSMRIAPANAAVKLSGGDAKVITEDGYKVLKIPANTPIKTKIVMAASAQALEGVMSTIQAPEDLAKYTKGGPAHYAEVLNSPILKGNEADAYAEDVFVLPQENPWKSRMRPTGIDFLEDGDQAVVSTIDGEVWRLEGISQLEGMVKWHRIATGLFQPLGIKYHEGAIYVSCRDQIAILRDLNGDGETDFYESFNSDHQVTEHFHEFAMGLQVDEAGNFYYAKSGRHARTALVPQHGTLIKVSADGTQSEIIANGFRAANGVCLNPDGSFIVTDQEGYWNPMNRINWVEKGGFYGNMYGYGAPADSSDAAMIQPLCWMDSKYDRSPAELLWAESDRWGPLNGSLLSLSYGYGKAYVVLTQTVGDTRQAGMIELPVPQFPTGIMRGRFNPKDGQFYGCGMSAWATNQMIQVGGLYRIRYTGQPLNLPIKLEAFEDGIQLTFSDPLDKSSAEDLSHFTINTWDLKRTRSYGSKRYNAKELAIEKAILSNDKKTLKLYLPDIQPTWVMEILYELESAKGKAIKGAIQNTIYELAPTADKGVIMD, from the coding sequence ATGCATTTTTCTACCAATAAAGCCATCTTCCTTTGTGCCTTGTCGATAATCTGGCTATTTTCTGCCTGCCAAACGAATCCACCAAAGGAAGTGGAAGCGACGGTCCCTGCTCAATTATTGCTGGCCGATACAGACTTACCTGAATATGAATTGCACTTGGATCACAAAGCACTGATGAAAGACTGGACGCCAGAATTCTACCACAAAGGCATGGTCACTTATCGAACCGTGTGCTTCAATTGCCACGGGAATCCGGAGCAACCAGGTTCTATTCCACATGCTAGTAAGTTTTGGGCAGATACCCTCAAAAATGGTTCAGATCCTTATAGTATGTACCAAACGCTAAGCCGGGGTTTTGGCATGATGCCGCCACAAGTCAGGCTGACACCTCAGGAAAAATATGAGGTTATCCATTTCATCCGAGAGGAATACATGAAGGAACTCAACCCCGGTCAATATTTTGACATCACCGAAGCATGGCTGGCCAGTCTGCCCAAAGGAGACACCCTGGGCCCAGCGCCTCAGCCTTACCATCCTTGGGCGGAAATGGACTATGGCGACTTTCTGATCAACACCTACGAACTGGCCAATACGGACGATCCTGATCGAGGCATTTCTCGTGGCAGAAGCCCACTGGCGAATGAGGATTTTAGGGACGTGAACTTTGCTTACAAGGGAGTGGCCATTCGGTTGGATCAAGGAAAGGGGGGCGTAGCCGCAGGTAATGCCTTTGTCCTTTTTGACCACGACTTGCTGCGATTCACCGGCTTTTGGACGGGAGAAGGATTCATGGATTATGAGGGTATTCTACTCAATGATCGACATAATATCTTTCCAAGAACGGTTGGTAATATTCAGCTTGAAAACCCGATCACACCTGGCTGGGCGAACCCAAGCACCAACGATTTCAAGGACCCCAGATTTGTTGCTGTGGATGGTCGCCCCTTTGGCCCTCTACCCAAAGCATGGGCTCATTACAAGGGTCTTTACTACCACGGACAAAGGGTGATTCTCAAGTATTCGGTAGGGGAGGCTATGGTTTTGGAAACCTATGACTTGGAACAAAGCGGCGAACAGCCCGTTCTCAGCAGAACCTTGAATATCTCTGCATCCAATGTCCCTTTAAGTATGCGCATTGCACCGGCTAATGCAGCCGTTAAACTATCAGGCGGAGATGCTAAGGTTATTACGGAAGATGGCTATAAAGTACTGAAAATTCCGGCTAATACGCCAATAAAAACAAAAATTGTAATGGCTGCTTCCGCTCAGGCATTAGAGGGAGTGATGTCGACTATCCAAGCTCCTGAAGACCTAGCGAAATATACCAAAGGAGGACCAGCCCACTACGCTGAGGTACTGAATAGCCCCATTTTAAAAGGTAATGAAGCTGATGCATATGCCGAAGATGTGTTTGTCTTACCACAGGAAAACCCCTGGAAAAGCAGGATGCGACCGACCGGCATCGACTTTCTGGAAGACGGCGATCAGGCCGTCGTGTCTACGATAGATGGCGAAGTTTGGCGTTTGGAGGGGATTTCGCAATTGGAAGGGATGGTGAAATGGCACCGCATCGCCACCGGCCTCTTTCAACCACTGGGCATCAAATACCATGAAGGGGCCATTTATGTCAGTTGCCGGGATCAAATCGCCATTCTACGCGACCTAAATGGTGATGGAGAAACGGATTTTTACGAAAGTTTCAATAGCGATCACCAGGTGACCGAACATTTTCATGAGTTCGCCATGGGCCTACAAGTCGACGAAGCCGGCAACTTTTATTATGCCAAGAGTGGGCGCCATGCCCGGACAGCACTTGTTCCCCAACATGGCACCTTGATCAAGGTAAGCGCTGATGGCACTCAATCTGAGATCATCGCCAATGGCTTTCGGGCAGCTAACGGGGTATGTCTAAACCCTGACGGTTCCTTCATTGTAACCGACCAGGAAGGCTACTGGAACCCTATGAATCGTATCAATTGGGTAGAAAAAGGCGGTTTTTATGGAAATATGTATGGCTATGGTGCCCCGGCTGATTCTTCCGACGCGGCTATGATCCAGCCGCTATGTTGGATGGACAGCAAATACGATCGTTCTCCGGCCGAGTTGTTATGGGCAGAGAGTGATAGGTGGGGGCCGCTCAATGGAAGCTTGCTGAGCCTTTCCTATGGCTATGGCAAGGCCTATGTTGTGCTCACGCAAACCGTCGGTGATACCCGGCAGGCAGGCATGATAGAACTGCCCGTTCCGCAATTTCCAACCGGCATCATGCGGGGGCGTTTCAACCCCAAAGATGGCCAATTTTATGGCTGCGGCATGTCTGCCTGGGCGACCAATCAGATGATCCAGGTTGGGGGGCTATATCGAATTCGCTACACAGGTCAGCCCTTAAACCTCCCTATCAAGTTGGAAGCATTTGAAGATGGGATACAATTGACCTTCTCGGACCCACTAGACAAATCTTCTGCGGAAGACCTCAGCCATTTTACCATCAATACCTGGGATCTAAAACGCACCCGAAGTTATGGTTCCAAAAGATATAATGCCAAGGAATTGGCTATAGAAAAGGCTATTTTAAGCAACGATAAAAAAACCTTGAAACTTTACCTGCCAGATATCCAACCAACGTGGGTGATGGAAATTCTCTATGAACTTGAATCAGCCAAGGGGAAGGCCATCAAGGGCGCTATTCAGAATACTATTTATGAATTGGCACCAACTGCCGACAAGGGAGTTATTATGGATTAG